A genomic segment from Thermoplasmatales archaeon encodes:
- a CDS encoding NAD(P)H-dependent oxidoreductase, whose amino-acid sequence MTDKVKITGFGGSLRKKSFNRALLSECTALMPGNSELKIFDISKIPIYNQDDEIDLPKPVKDFKDAIRSSDAVLVVTPEYNYSIPGFLKNAIDYASRPADDNVFKHKPVALMSASVSILGGSRAQYHLRQVFVFLDSFVINKPEVFVTLASTKFDENLKLIDEAAKGFMKQLLQNLVSFTNDLKNMENK is encoded by the coding sequence ATGACAGATAAAGTAAAAATTACAGGTTTTGGCGGAAGCCTGAGAAAGAAATCGTTCAACAGAGCGTTGCTCTCGGAATGCACAGCATTAATGCCCGGGAATTCTGAGCTTAAAATCTTTGACATCTCTAAGATACCAATATACAATCAGGACGATGAAATCGATCTTCCTAAGCCTGTAAAAGATTTCAAGGATGCGATAAGGTCTTCCGATGCTGTTCTGGTCGTAACGCCGGAGTACAACTATTCGATCCCAGGGTTCCTGAAAAATGCCATAGATTATGCCTCTAGACCTGCAGACGATAATGTGTTTAAACACAAACCCGTTGCTCTTATGAGCGCATCCGTTTCAATTCTTGGTGGATCAAGAGCACAGTACCATCTTAGGCAGGTCTTCGTTTTCTTAGATTCCTTTGTAATAAACAAGCCTGAGGTTTTTGTGACACTTGCAAGTACAAAATTTGACGAAAATCTAAAACTGATCGATGAAGCGGCCAAAGGCTTTATGAAACAGTTACTGCAGAATCTAGTTTCCTTCACCAACGATCTTAAGAATATGGAAAATAAGTAA
- a CDS encoding DsrE family protein, protein MSKILVMLITGKDNINTEMVAFSFAFNAVKNAKANVEFLFLGRGVQAANRHQKSSPQFEDQINMLRNEGIPLKICKISMAGEGLTEDDIFPGIDLVLGGVETNSRIEDGYTVITF, encoded by the coding sequence CGTAATGCTGATCACAGGGAAAGACAACATAAACACCGAGATGGTTGCATTCAGCTTTGCATTTAACGCGGTTAAGAATGCAAAGGCCAATGTCGAATTCCTCTTCCTCGGAAGGGGAGTCCAGGCTGCGAACAGGCATCAGAAGAGTTCTCCCCAGTTCGAAGATCAGATCAACATGCTCAGGAACGAAGGCATACCGTTGAAGATATGCAAGATAAGCATGGCAGGCGAAGGCTTAACCGAGGATGATATCTTTCCAGGAATCGATCTGGTTCTCGGTGGCGTTGAGACAAACTCCAGGATAGAAGACGGATACACGGTAATAACATTCTAG
- a CDS encoding triose-phosphate isomerase, whose protein sequence is MPKPVVIVNLKHYRVSSGPESERFLMKFIPFVDSYDIRLIFALHPIDIRLAGQFPEMEFYAQHVDPVNYGPYTAQISPQILMDFGIKGSLLNHSERRVLRDKIESSVLFARDAGLETVLCCESYSEALDFKKLETDFVAYEPPELIGGNISVSTANPSVIRDVVNEYNGSRSMILVGAGIKNHKDYNDSLELGAGGVLIASGIVLSNSPVEALKSLIGADS, encoded by the coding sequence ATGCCAAAACCTGTGGTCATAGTGAATCTGAAACACTATAGAGTTTCATCTGGACCTGAATCTGAAAGGTTCCTGATGAAATTCATTCCGTTTGTTGATTCTTACGATATCCGCCTTATATTTGCTCTTCATCCTATCGATATAAGACTCGCTGGACAATTTCCGGAGATGGAATTCTACGCACAGCACGTAGATCCAGTCAATTATGGACCATATACCGCCCAAATAAGCCCCCAGATATTAATGGATTTTGGAATCAAAGGTTCTCTCTTGAATCATTCAGAAAGGCGTGTTCTAAGGGATAAAATTGAATCTAGTGTCCTTTTTGCACGAGATGCTGGACTCGAGACTGTCTTGTGCTGTGAAAGTTACTCAGAGGCACTGGATTTTAAGAAACTTGAAACAGACTTCGTGGCTTATGAACCACCGGAATTAATTGGAGGCAATATTTCCGTGTCTACTGCAAATCCAAGTGTCATTAGGGACGTGGTTAATGAATACAACGGAAGCCGATCCATGATTCTTGTGGGGGCGGGTATAAAGAATCATAAGGATTACAACGATTCTCTTGAATTGGGAGCCGGTGGTGTTTTAATTGCATCAGGCATAGTTCTTTCCAACTCTCCAGTAGAGGCCTTAAAATCCCTGATTGGTGCTGACTCTTGA
- a CDS encoding sulfite exporter TauE/SafE family protein, translating into MYPITDLQIILSIISGILVGFSLGLIGGGGSILAIPLLIYFVGYDHPHLVIGTTALAVGINAYLNLIPHTLKKNVNYRTGVIFTVPGIAGVLAGSELGLLTPGTFLLFFFGFLMIAIALYMLKRKCVDISERERKVSKSYIILILTGITVGRCEICKQGT; encoded by the coding sequence ATGTATCCGATAACAGATCTTCAGATAATTCTCTCAATAATATCAGGAATACTCGTCGGTTTCTCCCTCGGTCTCATCGGTGGAGGCGGATCGATCCTCGCAATACCGCTACTGATATACTTCGTCGGGTACGATCACCCGCACCTCGTCATAGGCACGACAGCACTTGCTGTCGGCATCAATGCATATCTCAACCTTATACCCCACACCCTTAAGAAGAACGTCAACTACCGGACAGGAGTGATCTTCACCGTTCCGGGAATAGCCGGTGTACTGGCAGGATCGGAACTCGGTCTTCTCACCCCCGGTACCTTCCTCCTGTTCTTCTTCGGCTTCCTCATGATCGCCATAGCTCTATACATGCTCAAGAGGAAGTGCGTAGACATATCGGAAAGAGAGAGGAAGGTCTCTAAATCTTATATAATCCTCATACTCACAGGCATAACCGTTGGTCGGTGCGAGATATGCAAGCAGGGTACCTAA